The proteins below come from a single Bremerella sp. JC817 genomic window:
- a CDS encoding DUF1501 domain-containing protein produces MPINQTCDGVRRRDFLKVGVMGGIGMNLASYMSMAEAGAIAGSGKAKAGIFVNLNGGPTHIDTFDPKPNAPSEYRGEFNPIKTNVPGIEISEHLPKLAQQADKYVILRGVSHTLAAHQLGTEYVNTGTRPIASLQYPAYGSIVTKELDSPEDLPPFVAIPRSSHSAGYLGVKYAPLATNSTPKPGQAYSVRGISLTGGLTIDTVERRHKLLAQLDQTFAGFESDDQLLDGLDRFSHQAHAIITSKRARDAFDVAQESPAFAKDFEADDFSMSCLLAIRLIESGVRFVTITNGGWDTHTENFTRLKDNLLPKLDNGLAALFNGLHTRGLLDSTGVFVTGEFGRTPKINGRGGRDHYPRCMTMLMAGGGVRGGQVIGESDEKATLPKDGEGIKPDDAAASFFYNLGIDHTKEYHTNTGRPITIVRDGKVIRQLFS; encoded by the coding sequence ATGCCGATCAATCAAACGTGTGACGGAGTACGCCGCCGCGACTTCCTGAAAGTCGGTGTTATGGGCGGTATCGGGATGAACCTGGCTTCCTACATGTCGATGGCCGAAGCAGGTGCCATCGCCGGCAGTGGCAAGGCGAAAGCTGGCATCTTCGTTAACTTGAACGGTGGCCCAACGCATATCGACACGTTCGATCCGAAGCCCAACGCTCCGAGCGAATACCGCGGTGAGTTCAACCCAATCAAGACGAACGTGCCTGGTATCGAGATCAGCGAGCATTTGCCGAAGCTGGCCCAACAGGCCGACAAATATGTGATTCTGCGTGGTGTTTCGCATACGCTGGCTGCCCATCAACTGGGTACTGAGTACGTCAATACCGGAACACGACCGATCGCTTCGCTGCAGTACCCAGCGTACGGTTCGATCGTTACGAAAGAACTCGATTCGCCCGAAGATCTGCCACCATTCGTGGCCATTCCACGAAGCTCGCATTCGGCTGGCTACCTGGGCGTGAAATACGCTCCCCTGGCCACCAACAGTACGCCCAAGCCCGGTCAGGCTTATTCAGTGCGCGGGATAAGCCTGACCGGCGGGCTGACTATCGACACCGTCGAACGTCGCCACAAGCTGCTGGCCCAATTGGATCAGACCTTCGCCGGTTTTGAATCGGACGATCAACTGCTGGATGGTCTGGATCGCTTCAGCCACCAGGCCCACGCGATCATCACCTCGAAGCGTGCTCGCGATGCCTTCGATGTCGCCCAGGAAAGCCCTGCGTTCGCCAAGGACTTTGAAGCCGACGACTTCAGCATGAGCTGCTTGCTGGCGATTCGTTTGATCGAGAGTGGCGTTCGCTTCGTCACCATCACCAATGGTGGCTGGGACACGCACACCGAGAACTTCACCCGTTTGAAGGATAACCTGCTGCCAAAGCTGGACAACGGCCTGGCCGCACTCTTCAATGGACTGCATACCCGTGGCTTGCTCGATTCGACCGGCGTCTTTGTAACCGGCGAATTCGGTCGTACGCCGAAGATCAACGGCCGTGGTGGTCGCGATCACTACCCACGCTGCATGACCATGCTGATGGCTGGCGGGGGTGTTCGTGGTGGTCAGGTGATCGGCGAGAGCGACGAGAAGGCCACGCTGCCCAAGGATGGAGAAGGAATCAAGCCAGACGATGCCGCGGCTTCGTTCTTCTACAACCTGGGTATCGACCACACCAAGGAATATCACACCAACACCGGTCGCCCGATCACGATCGTGCGCGACGGCAAGGTCATTCGCCAGCTCTTCTCGTAA
- a CDS encoding DUF1559 domain-containing protein, translating into MSRPIIVGAFLLAFCVGCEGREAARAKQTAQIFSYAIPNYRDTFLDAGPPIVVADQDGNLLHSWRSLLIPFVMQNSFFDEYDLTTAWDSPQNQDLADGTRRLDTEKGSDPASVSTFYREPRTGDSRDTIYVALVQAPLEAKPYGGRDADGHIGYYLPQGIPMVVLQLKQSDIHWMEPCDVALFEKPFPNWLSLADIQDQIVRSFEVGSEVTVRERDETLRFLEQLRQQDSREVAAAQ; encoded by the coding sequence ATGTCTCGCCCCATCATTGTCGGTGCTTTTCTCTTAGCCTTCTGCGTTGGATGCGAAGGAAGAGAAGCCGCGCGGGCTAAGCAGACCGCTCAGATATTTAGCTACGCCATCCCCAACTATCGAGATACCTTTCTCGACGCGGGGCCACCCATCGTCGTCGCGGATCAAGACGGGAATCTACTGCATAGCTGGCGGAGTCTGCTCATACCGTTTGTGATGCAAAACTCGTTCTTTGATGAGTACGATTTGACGACCGCCTGGGATAGCCCTCAGAACCAGGATTTGGCGGATGGGACGAGACGACTTGATACCGAGAAAGGTTCAGATCCTGCTTCGGTAAGTACCTTTTACCGCGAGCCGAGAACTGGTGACTCTAGGGACACCATCTATGTCGCCTTGGTTCAAGCACCATTGGAAGCCAAGCCTTATGGAGGTCGCGACGCTGATGGTCACATCGGATACTACCTACCCCAAGGGATCCCAATGGTGGTTCTGCAACTGAAGCAAAGCGACATTCACTGGATGGAGCCCTGCGATGTCGCTTTGTTCGAGAAGCCGTTTCCGAACTGGCTATCCTTGGCGGACATTCAAGATCAGATCGTCCGCTCGTTCGAAGTCGGCAGCGAAGTGACCGTGCGCGAGCGAGACGAAACGCTTCGTTTTCTGGAGCAACTACGCCAACAGGATTCGCGCGAGGTGGCCGCCGCTCAGTAG
- the deoC gene encoding deoxyribose-phosphate aldolase has translation MSYRYEDLAKMIDHSLLHPTMTDAELEAGCQAAVKYGVASVCIKPYYVARAAELLQGTGVLVGTVIGFPHGSNLTEVKRYETELACRDGAVEVDMVINIGKAISGDWQYVLNDIQAVCDEAHKHGAKVKVIIENDYLNQGGAGLDSDALKQKLCQICEAAGADWVKTSTGFGFVKQPDGAYNYLGATEHDLQLMRATCSEAVEVKAAGGVRDLPGLIRVKQLGASRCGASATAAILDAYDADNVDSAAEGKLGGGGY, from the coding sequence ATGTCGTATCGCTACGAAGACCTCGCGAAGATGATCGACCATTCGCTGCTTCACCCCACGATGACCGACGCCGAGCTGGAAGCGGGCTGCCAGGCCGCCGTGAAGTATGGGGTCGCTTCGGTATGCATCAAACCGTATTACGTCGCCCGGGCCGCCGAATTGCTGCAGGGCACCGGGGTGCTTGTCGGCACGGTGATTGGTTTCCCGCATGGCAGCAACCTGACCGAAGTGAAGCGATACGAAACCGAACTGGCCTGTCGCGATGGCGCCGTCGAAGTCGACATGGTGATCAATATCGGCAAGGCGATCAGCGGCGATTGGCAATATGTCCTGAATGATATTCAAGCGGTTTGCGACGAAGCCCATAAGCATGGGGCCAAGGTCAAAGTCATCATCGAGAACGACTACCTGAATCAAGGTGGCGCCGGTCTCGATAGCGATGCCTTGAAGCAGAAGCTTTGCCAAATCTGCGAAGCGGCGGGAGCCGACTGGGTGAAGACATCCACAGGCTTCGGCTTCGTGAAACAACCGGACGGAGCCTACAACTATCTCGGTGCGACCGAACACGACTTGCAACTGATGCGAGCGACTTGCTCGGAGGCGGTCGAAGTAAAGGCGGCCGGTGGTGTACGCGATCTGCCAGGATTGATTCGCGTGAAACAGCTCGGCGCGTCACGCTGCGGAGCAAGTGCCACGGCGGCGATTCTCGATGCGTACGATGCCGACAACGTGGATAGTGCTGCCGAAGGAAAACTGGGAGGCGGCGGCTACTGA
- a CDS encoding sugar phosphate isomerase/epimerase, which translates to MMQLGFVSAILPDANLETVFEKGAAYGYDCVEIMCWPDQGPSRKYGGITHIDVANISVAKVAEINALIQKYGVSISALGYYPNPLSPREEEASLAAGHIRRVITAAAELGIGRINTFIGRDWTKSVEDNWPRMLEIWGPLVEFAESHQVRIGIENCPMLFTKDEWPGGKNLAISPAIWRKLFTDLPSHSLGLNYDPSHLVWQQIDYLFPLREFASRLVHVHAKDVRVDYHALNDVGTFALPTAFHVDKLPGLGEVDWGAFVAALSAAGYNGPVCVEVEDPAYEGSLEDRYLALKQSSHYLRNFIPQR; encoded by the coding sequence ATGATGCAACTCGGATTTGTCAGTGCCATTTTGCCAGATGCGAACCTGGAAACCGTCTTTGAAAAGGGCGCGGCCTATGGCTATGACTGCGTCGAAATCATGTGCTGGCCCGACCAGGGCCCCAGCCGGAAGTATGGGGGCATTACCCATATCGATGTCGCCAACATCAGCGTGGCCAAGGTAGCCGAAATCAACGCGTTGATTCAGAAGTATGGAGTAAGCATCAGCGCACTCGGCTATTACCCGAATCCTCTTTCCCCGCGTGAAGAAGAAGCTTCCCTCGCCGCCGGTCATATCCGCCGAGTAATCACCGCCGCCGCCGAGCTTGGGATCGGACGCATCAACACCTTCATCGGTCGCGACTGGACGAAGTCGGTGGAAGACAACTGGCCACGCATGCTGGAGATCTGGGGGCCGTTGGTCGAATTCGCGGAAAGCCATCAGGTACGGATCGGCATCGAGAACTGTCCCATGCTGTTCACCAAAGATGAATGGCCCGGCGGAAAGAACCTCGCGATTTCGCCCGCAATCTGGCGGAAGCTATTCACCGATTTGCCGAGCCATAGCCTGGGCTTGAACTACGATCCGTCGCATCTAGTATGGCAACAGATCGATTACTTGTTCCCACTACGAGAGTTCGCCAGTCGACTGGTGCATGTGCACGCCAAAGATGTCCGGGTCGACTATCACGCATTGAACGATGTCGGAACGTTTGCCTTGCCGACGGCGTTTCATGTGGACAAATTGCCGGGACTGGGCGAAGTCGACTGGGGGGCTTTTGTCGCGGCACTCAGCGCGGCAGGCTACAACGGCCCGGTCTGCGTGGAAGTGGAAGACCCTGCCTACGAAGGCTCGCTCGAAGACCGTTACCTGGCACTCAAGCAAAGCAGCCATTACCTGCGAAACTTTATTCCGCAGCGATAA
- a CDS encoding GTP-binding protein, with protein sequence MSNESNDNPTSELPTSSAPPTDQAPALDSASSDALHADDRRYLDALQSVRHTLDRFRGCSEQEKELLRRDLSQLQTMETKLTSGRVEIVVFGEISTGKSALINALVGKAVTQVDIQGGWTKEVWHVAWDGAGYRIPGLADSEVVLIDTPGINEVGGADRGEMAQDTARQADVILFVIDSDLNETEYSALVALASVNKPIIVVLNKIDLYSPRERERLDEILEQRLSGIIAKESIVETSAQPKEVEYIIQQADGTERSEWRNPPAKVEDLKLRLLEVLEEDGLGLLALNAAMYAADKSDRVASLKVKIRDHRANQTIWSFAVVKATAVAVNPLPVYDVIGGSAVDVAMLRALAHIYGIEMTWSNIEKLVTSILQAAGWAITAELGTHAISSVVKTLTLGWGTVLTALPQGGAAGYGSYIVGKAAKYYFEHGASWGDEGPKTVVKRILEETDKKSVVQGLKDEIQKKLHLNRHASGGNEARR encoded by the coding sequence ATGTCGAACGAAAGTAACGACAACCCAACCTCCGAACTGCCCACGTCGTCGGCTCCACCGACCGATCAGGCTCCTGCTTTGGATTCAGCAAGCAGCGATGCGCTTCACGCGGACGATCGCCGCTACCTGGATGCCTTGCAGTCGGTTCGTCATACGCTCGATCGATTCCGCGGCTGTAGCGAGCAGGAAAAGGAACTTCTGCGGCGCGACTTATCGCAGTTGCAGACGATGGAAACCAAGCTGACCAGTGGCCGCGTCGAGATCGTTGTCTTCGGCGAAATCTCGACCGGCAAGTCCGCCTTGATCAACGCTTTGGTCGGCAAAGCAGTCACCCAGGTCGATATCCAAGGTGGTTGGACCAAAGAAGTCTGGCACGTGGCCTGGGATGGTGCCGGCTATCGCATTCCTGGGCTGGCAGACAGCGAAGTCGTGCTGATCGACACGCCAGGGATCAACGAAGTTGGTGGCGCCGATCGTGGCGAGATGGCCCAAGACACCGCTCGCCAGGCCGATGTGATCCTGTTTGTCATCGACTCTGACTTGAACGAGACGGAGTACTCGGCACTGGTCGCCTTGGCTTCGGTCAACAAGCCAATCATCGTCGTCCTCAACAAGATCGACCTTTACTCTCCTCGCGAACGAGAACGGTTGGACGAGATCCTGGAACAACGTCTTTCCGGGATCATTGCCAAGGAAAGCATCGTCGAGACTTCGGCCCAGCCGAAAGAAGTTGAGTACATCATCCAACAGGCCGATGGCACCGAACGGAGCGAATGGCGGAATCCTCCGGCCAAGGTCGAAGACCTGAAGCTTCGCTTGCTGGAAGTGCTGGAAGAAGATGGCTTGGGTCTGCTGGCTTTGAACGCGGCGATGTACGCCGCCGACAAATCGGACCGGGTCGCTTCGTTGAAAGTGAAGATCCGCGATCACCGCGCGAACCAAACGATCTGGAGCTTTGCCGTCGTCAAAGCGACCGCCGTCGCAGTGAACCCGTTGCCGGTCTACGACGTGATCGGCGGCAGCGCCGTGGATGTCGCCATGCTGCGAGCATTGGCACACATCTATGGGATCGAGATGACCTGGTCGAACATCGAGAAACTGGTGACCAGTATTCTTCAAGCGGCTGGTTGGGCAATCACGGCAGAACTGGGCACCCATGCCATCAGCTCGGTCGTGAAGACATTGACCTTGGGCTGGGGCACCGTGCTGACAGCCCTGCCACAAGGTGGTGCGGCCGGTTATGGTTCGTACATTGTCGGCAAGGCGGCGAAGTATTACTTCGAGCATGGTGCCAGCTGGGGCGATGAAGGCCCTAAGACCGTCGTCAAACGAATCCTGGAAGAGACCGACAAGAAGTCGGTTGTGCAAGGTTTGAAAGACGAGATCCAGAAGAAGCTGCACCTCAATCGACACGCCAGTGGCGGCAACGAAGCGCGTCGTTAG
- a CDS encoding DUF1801 domain-containing protein, whose protein sequence is MSENKTQPTKESAAKFIDALEDSQQKKDCKQLMKMMRAATGERAVMWGPSIIGFGSYHYKYESGREGDSPILGFAPRKGQISIYLSCDILQHADLLAQLGTHKTGKGCLYIRKLAEVDRDVLEQLIQRGIEEVEQRYPKR, encoded by the coding sequence ATGTCGGAAAATAAGACCCAACCAACCAAGGAGAGTGCTGCGAAGTTTATCGACGCCCTGGAAGACTCGCAGCAGAAGAAAGATTGCAAGCAGTTGATGAAAATGATGCGGGCCGCAACCGGCGAACGTGCCGTCATGTGGGGGCCTAGCATCATTGGGTTTGGTTCGTATCACTACAAATACGAGTCGGGCCGCGAAGGAGATTCTCCCATTCTAGGCTTCGCACCCCGCAAAGGACAAATCAGCATTTATCTATCGTGCGATATCCTGCAGCATGCCGATCTGTTGGCTCAGTTAGGGACGCATAAAACTGGCAAGGGATGCTTATACATCCGCAAGCTGGCGGAAGTCGATCGCGACGTGCTGGAGCAATTGATTCAGCGAGGTATTGAAGAAGTGGAGCAGCGTTATCCCAAGCGGTAA
- a CDS encoding IS5 family transposase — MARHCLTDDQWELIAGIFPPPARTGRPRVDRRMVVDGILWILRTGAPWRDLPEVFGKWGTVYDLFATWNQDGTLNEILDLLRSAHVDAGAIDTELWCVDGTTVRAARCAAGAVKGGG, encoded by the coding sequence ATGGCACGCCATTGCCTTACCGATGATCAATGGGAATTGATTGCTGGCATCTTTCCGCCGCCTGCTCGTACCGGCCGACCGCGAGTCGATCGGCGGATGGTTGTCGATGGCATTCTGTGGATTCTGCGAACCGGGGCTCCCTGGCGTGATCTGCCGGAGGTGTTCGGTAAATGGGGCACGGTGTACGACCTGTTCGCGACGTGGAACCAGGATGGAACGCTTAATGAAATCCTGGATCTGCTGCGTTCTGCTCATGTCGACGCAGGAGCGATCGACACCGAGTTGTGGTGTGTCGATGGAACGACCGTTCGAGCGGCCAGATGTGCTGCCGGAGCCGTGAAAGGGGGCGGATGA
- a CDS encoding DUF697 domain-containing protein — protein sequence MPTPWKNQGLGLIVLLVLIGLAMIYVPGWVAGIIREGNDLGTVGKWIYFSIVGLGAAILLGLAGWGIWKLVHAKIRKDHRREMRSRSPHELTADQRRSELQENLDSINDLRDEMSDGDFRDLIDPMIDRIEAKLEGGNLEIIAFGTISSGKSSLLNALAGRDAFSTDVVGGTTVRRNQVEWPGNNKIQLIDTPGLGEVDGSLHQEIATHSAEDADVVLLVVDGPLRHSEFELLELLAKMDKRVLICLNKEDWFTDSDKAKLLQQITQQTKDLVQAEDILSVRSRTTKRRRIRVLPDNTEIEEEVEVPLSIETLARRMLQVVKKDGTDLLLANLLMQSRGLVEKARLEVEAAIDRQANQLINRYMWASGGAGALANPLPVPMVDLAAGVAISTKMVIDLAKVYRQDVDLDVAVNLLGQLGKQLIGYLGVQMAAPIVTMAFASLLKTVPGIGTIPGMLLNGIVMAIVTRWIGNVFMIYFKNGMQEPEGGLAGLARREWAKVTNTENLRKLVQEARERYVERK from the coding sequence ATGCCCACCCCGTGGAAAAACCAGGGTCTTGGACTGATTGTGTTGCTGGTCCTGATCGGGCTGGCCATGATCTACGTCCCTGGCTGGGTTGCCGGAATCATCCGCGAAGGCAACGACCTCGGGACGGTCGGCAAATGGATCTACTTCTCGATCGTCGGCCTTGGTGCGGCAATCTTACTCGGCCTGGCTGGCTGGGGAATCTGGAAGCTGGTCCATGCCAAGATCCGCAAAGATCATCGCCGCGAAATGCGAAGCCGCAGTCCGCATGAACTAACCGCCGATCAGCGTCGTTCAGAACTGCAAGAGAACCTCGACAGTATCAACGATCTTCGCGACGAGATGTCCGATGGCGACTTCCGCGATCTGATCGATCCGATGATCGACCGCATTGAAGCCAAGCTCGAAGGTGGCAACCTCGAGATCATCGCCTTCGGCACCATCTCGAGCGGGAAGTCATCGCTCCTCAACGCCCTGGCCGGACGCGATGCGTTCAGCACCGACGTGGTCGGCGGTACAACGGTTCGTCGCAACCAGGTCGAATGGCCTGGCAACAACAAGATTCAATTGATCGACACGCCGGGACTGGGCGAAGTCGATGGCAGCCTGCACCAAGAGATCGCGACCCATTCGGCCGAAGATGCCGATGTCGTACTGCTGGTGGTCGATGGCCCGCTGCGGCATAGCGAGTTCGAGCTCCTTGAACTGCTCGCCAAAATGGACAAACGGGTGCTGATCTGCCTCAATAAAGAAGACTGGTTCACCGATAGCGACAAAGCGAAACTGCTTCAGCAGATCACGCAGCAAACCAAAGACTTGGTCCAAGCTGAAGACATCCTCTCGGTTCGTTCGCGGACGACCAAGCGACGTCGAATCCGCGTGCTGCCCGACAATACCGAAATCGAAGAAGAAGTCGAAGTACCGCTCAGCATCGAAACACTTGCCCGGCGGATGCTGCAGGTCGTTAAGAAAGATGGTACCGACCTTTTGCTGGCTAACCTGTTGATGCAATCGCGTGGCCTCGTCGAGAAGGCTCGGCTCGAGGTGGAAGCCGCGATCGATCGCCAGGCGAATCAGTTGATCAATCGCTATATGTGGGCTTCTGGCGGAGCGGGTGCTCTGGCCAATCCCCTGCCCGTCCCGATGGTCGACCTGGCCGCTGGCGTGGCGATCTCGACCAAGATGGTCATCGATCTGGCGAAGGTATATCGTCAGGATGTCGACCTCGACGTGGCGGTCAACTTGCTCGGTCAATTGGGTAAACAGTTGATTGGATACCTTGGCGTGCAGATGGCCGCCCCGATCGTGACGATGGCCTTTGCCTCGCTGCTGAAGACCGTCCCCGGGATCGGCACCATCCCTGGTATGCTGCTCAACGGCATTGTGATGGCGATCGTGACCCGCTGGATCGGTAACGTTTTCATGATCTATTTCAAGAATGGTATGCAGGAACCGGAAGGTGGCCTGGCGGGTCTGGCTCGTCGGGAATGGGCAAAAGTAACCAACACCGAAAACCTGCGTAAACTGGTTCAGGAAGCCCGCGAACGTTATGTCGAACGAAAGTAA
- a CDS encoding cytochrome c peroxidase: MPRLILLLLLVLLPEPVATYAQSTFVSDVPLGIDWIIVPDDNPQSAAKVQLGKQLFFDPRLSGNGTTSCATCHDPNQGWADNQRFTAGAHGEPTVRNVPSIVNVGLHRTFFWDGRARSLEEQALSPLQNPIEMDIDLGVLEDRLKSIGGYRQQFEAIFPDGVTAQNVARSLAAFQRTIVAGETLYDRFRGGHADALDGEIGIGSGLFFGKANCGNCHIAKVYTDHQFHNIGTGLDSLPQDRGLADQTGRQEDVGKFRTPLLRDLALTAPYFHDGSKATLEEVVDFYSEGGGKNPNLDSHIVPLKLTPEEKKALVTFLREGLRSKQYPQVEKPQLPE, encoded by the coding sequence ATGCCTCGCCTGATTTTATTGCTGCTGCTCGTATTGCTGCCAGAACCGGTGGCAACTTATGCACAGTCGACCTTCGTCAGCGACGTTCCGCTGGGGATCGACTGGATCATTGTTCCGGACGACAACCCACAGTCCGCGGCGAAGGTTCAGCTCGGGAAGCAACTTTTCTTCGACCCTCGGCTGAGTGGCAATGGCACGACCAGCTGTGCGACCTGTCACGATCCTAACCAAGGCTGGGCCGACAATCAGCGTTTTACGGCCGGGGCCCATGGAGAACCCACCGTGCGCAATGTTCCCAGCATCGTGAACGTTGGTTTGCATCGCACGTTCTTCTGGGATGGCCGGGCCCGTTCGTTGGAAGAGCAGGCACTTTCGCCTCTGCAGAATCCGATCGAGATGGATATCGATCTCGGCGTGCTGGAAGATCGCTTGAAATCGATCGGCGGTTATCGCCAGCAGTTCGAGGCGATCTTTCCGGATGGAGTAACCGCCCAAAATGTGGCTCGCAGCCTGGCGGCGTTTCAGCGAACGATCGTCGCGGGCGAGACCCTGTACGATCGCTTCCGTGGCGGGCACGCCGATGCGTTGGATGGCGAAATCGGTATCGGCAGCGGCTTGTTCTTCGGCAAAGCGAACTGCGGCAACTGCCACATCGCCAAGGTCTATACCGATCATCAGTTCCACAATATTGGCACCGGGCTCGATTCGTTACCGCAAGATCGTGGACTCGCGGATCAGACAGGCCGACAAGAAGACGTCGGCAAGTTTCGCACGCCCCTGCTCCGCGACCTGGCGTTGACGGCGCCGTACTTTCACGACGGCAGCAAGGCGACGCTAGAAGAAGTGGTCGACTTCTATAGCGAAGGAGGCGGTAAGAACCCGAACCTCGATTCGCACATCGTTCCGCTGAAGCTAACGCCGGAAGAGAAGAAAGCACTCGTCACGTTCTTGCGCGAAGGCCTTCGCAGCAAGCAGTATCCACAGGTCGAGAAGCCACAACTGCCGGAGTAA